TTCCCGAGGGCACACCCATCGTCACCTTCGCCCCTGCCGTCGAAGCCGACCTGAAGAGCGGCGCCACCGTGTTCGTGAATGCCGAAAAAGCCGAGGACGGTTCAATCGCCTCAAGCCGCGTGGTGGTCGGCACCAAGGGCGTCGTGCCGCCGATGTGATGCTACTAAGCTCTGGCTCTCGGCAGATTTCCGGTGGCCAGAGCTTACGTGCTTTTGCTGGAAATAGCTCTTTTCCCAACGCATTTCCGATTGCCAAAACCGCTTCGCACTTTTGCTGGAAATGCTTTAATAATAGCAACCCCAAGGTCCGCAGCGACGATAGTAATGGTGCCGGTTGTCCAGGCTGGCACCAAGAACGGCACCTCCGAGGACGCCGATTGCCGCGCCGGCGGCCACATTGCTTTCGGCTTGCTTGGCCTGCATGCGATTGCTTTGATAGGTCGCCCCGACACATTTCCGATAACGCGCCGTTCCGGGCTTCAAGCCTTGCGCGCTACAGGTCATTTCCGCGTTGCTGGCAGATTCCTGAGGTGTCTGGCATGAAACCAGACCTGACAAAATCACCAGACTAAAAAGCCCGTGCAAAACTCTTCTCATCAACATCTGTCCCCTATTCTCTCCACAATCCTGGCAGAAACTGCGATTTGATCGCTCCTGCCGGTCACCACCGCAATCCTGCGGGGCAATGCCGGGTCATCCAGTGGCATGGGAGATAGAGGGAATCCATTAGCTCATGTGTTCTATTGGATTTGCAACCGCGCCTCCTTTATGATAACCGGCCAAAACCGGGCAAATGCCCGGCTTCGGCTCGTCTCTTCTACGAAGGTTCGCTATCGCGCCTCCTCATATTACAAGACCACATCAGGCACATCCTCCAGCCGCGTCCAGACGGGAATACCCCGCTCATTAGCAATCCGCACATCGTTGTCGGCGCCTTTGGAAGCACCGGGCAGGCGCAATACACCATCGCAAAGCGCCAGCAACCGACCGGCGACCGGGTGGAAAATCTCCTCATAGAGCGCGTCGCCGACAGCCGTTCCACCCGCTGCGTGCCAGATCGGCAGCGCCACCCATTCCCCGATCATCGGCACATGGCCCGCCTGAAACAGCGCATAGGACGGTGCCTCCAATGCCCTCAGATTGGCCGCCATTTTCACCGGGTCGTCACCGGTGCCCGAGCGATAAGGGCCTGCAATCAAAATCAGCATTTCTCTCTCCATGAAATTGTACGAATGTCCGCAAATCTGCACCATTTTGCTTGAGAGTCGAGTCAAAATCGTCGATATATGTAGTTACGTAAAATTTCAGGTAATTTCGTGCAATGCTGACTCATCAACGCAAGGCTCTCATTCTCTCCCGTTTGCAACGCGACGGACGGGTGATCGCCAAGGATTTCGCCGCTGAACTCGACCTGTCGGAGGACACCGTTCGCCGTGACATGCGCGACATGGCAGCAGTGGGATTGCTGGCGCGCGTGCATGGCGGGGCGCTGCCGCTTTCGCCAGACCTGCCGGATTTCTCGACCCGGAAAAGCCGGGCGGGCAAGGAGAAACAGGCTTTGGCAACCCGTGCCGTAGCGCTGGTTCAGCCGGGGCAGATGATCTTTCTGGATGGCGGCACCACCAATGCCGAAATTGCCCGGCTGCTGCCGCAAAATCTCGGCCTGACGGTGATAACCCATAGCCCGACCATTGCCGTCGAACTGGAACGGCGCAGTGATATCGAGGTCATCCTGATCGGCGGGCGGCTCTACCGGCATTCGATGGTGGCGGTGGGTGCGGTGGCGGCAGAAGCGATTGCAAGGCTGCGCCCGCATCTGTTCTTCCTGGGTGCGACATCCGTCCACCCACAGCATGGCGTCACCACCGGCGATGCCGAGGAAGCGGCAATCAAGCGGCTGATTGCCTCGGTCAGTGCCGAAACCTATCTCTGCCTGACCTCGGAAAAGCTGGATACGCTATCGCCCTGCCAGATTCTGCCACTCCCAGCCCTGGCGGGATTGATCGTCGGACCCAGTGTGGAGGCGGCACGCCTTACCCCCTATCAGGTGACAGGGATCGCGCTTTTCCAGGCATGACCCGTCGTCAGGATATGAAATCGCGAGAGATCAGGAAAACAGCACGTCGGTCACCCTGACATCACCGACATGGCGACCTGTCCAATTGTGCATCGGCTTGTTGGCCATGGCCAGTAGCGCCAGCCGCTCGCAACTGTCCTTTTCGAAATAGCGGGCCAGCAGCGCTGTCACCATCGCCTCGGCAGCGCGCGTCGTGCCGTCATCCGCCTTGACCGCAATCGACAGGCCCTGCTGCGGCAGAACGGCGCAAAACACCCCTTCAGCACCGGTCTTGGCGAAGATCTGCCCCGGAGCGACCTGCATCATCTTCGTGCACGCGCGTGCTTTACCCGCCACGTAATAAGGCTCCGCCATACAGGCGTCGATCAGCCGTCTGGAGGCCTTGGCGCGCAGCGGCTCCAGCCCTTGCCCCGTTGCCATCCTGGCAAAACCATGGGCCAGCGCCTTCAACGGCACTGCATAGCTCGGGATGGAGCATCCGTCGGTGCCGCAATGGTCGCGGTCCAGCACGGCGCCCGTCAGGCTCTCCATGGTCGCCCGGATATCGCGTTGCAGGGGATGATCGTATTCCACATAGCCTTCGACCTGATAGCCAGCATGCACGCAGGCGCAGACGAAACCGGCATGTTTACCGGAGCAATTGTTATGCAGCGCCTGCGGCTTTTCCAATGTGCGGGCCTGATGGATCAGGTTTTTCTGGTCGAAAGACCAATGAGCGCCGCATTCCAACGCATCCACATCCAGCCCGGCCCTGGCCAGCATCAGCGCCGCCAGCACCACATGCTCGTCCTCGCCGGAATGGGAGGAACAGGCCAGCGCCAGTTCCTTGTCGCCGAACCCATAGGCATCCGCAGCACCGCTTTCCACCAAAGGCAGGGCCTGCATGGCCTTGCAGGCCGAGCGCGGAAACACGCCCGCCTCGATATCTCCAGCGGAAAACACCACCTGGCCATCGCCATCCACCACCACGGCCACGCCATGATGGCGGCTTTCGACGCGGTTTCCACGGGTGACTTCAACGGTAATGGGATTGGTCATGATGGCGAGGCCTTACGTGTTTGGGGACCCTGTTTGATTAACGCAGAATGCGACAGGGCGCATCCCTAAACAAGCTGGCAAGATTCTTACAGTGCTGTGCGCACCTAGTGCATCGATCCAAACGGAGGCATCAGCCGAGTTTGGAAAAATCGATGCATAAACAAAAAATGAGTGCACGAAAGCATGAACGAAGTGAATGCGTCAGTGCACTAGAAAGACATTGACCGGATCGGCAGGGCTGGCACGTCGATATGGTCGGGCGCCAGCCCTTCCCTGGCCCGCGCCGCCATCATCTCATAGGCGCGTTCCAGATGCCGGGTGAAGCGCTCGGTGTCGAACAAAGGCTCCCTGAGGCGGTTGGCTTCGAGCTTTTGTTTTAGGGCGACGATCTTTTCCGGGTGAGCGGCGAACTCTACCGCCCTTTCGACAAACTCTTCACCGTCCCGCGCCACCAGTTCGGGCAGGCCGATGGCCGTCAGCAGGCTCTCAGATACTCTCGAAGCAAAGCTTCGGCCCTTTTTCGTCAGGACCGGCAGGCCGCCCCAGAGCAGATCCGAGGTCGTGGTATGACCGTTATAGGGGAAGGTATCGAGCGCCAGATCGGCGAGGCCCACCCGGCTGAGATGATCGGGATAATCGACCCCTTCGGCAAAGACGATACGGTCGCGGCCAATGCCGAGGCGGGCGAATTCCTCGGCGAAATTCGCCTGCAATTGCGACCCGCTGCACAATATCCACAGCAGGCTATCCGGCACGGCGTTCATGA
This region of Agrobacterium vitis genomic DNA includes:
- a CDS encoding asparaginase; translated protein: MTNPITVEVTRGNRVESRHHGVAVVVDGDGQVVFSAGDIEAGVFPRSACKAMQALPLVESGAADAYGFGDKELALACSSHSGEDEHVVLAALMLARAGLDVDALECGAHWSFDQKNLIHQARTLEKPQALHNNCSGKHAGFVCACVHAGYQVEGYVEYDHPLQRDIRATMESLTGAVLDRDHCGTDGCSIPSYAVPLKALAHGFARMATGQGLEPLRAKASRRLIDACMAEPYYVAGKARACTKMMQVAPGQIFAKTGAEGVFCAVLPQQGLSIAVKADDGTTRAAEAMVTALLARYFEKDSCERLALLAMANKPMHNWTGRHVGDVRVTDVLFS
- a CDS encoding DUF4406 domain-containing protein; the protein is MLILIAGPYRSGTGDDPVKMAANLRALEAPSYALFQAGHVPMIGEWVALPIWHAAGGTAVGDALYEEIFHPVAGRLLALCDGVLRLPGASKGADNDVRIANERGIPVWTRLEDVPDVVL
- a CDS encoding DeoR/GlpR family DNA-binding transcription regulator, with protein sequence MLTHQRKALILSRLQRDGRVIAKDFAAELDLSEDTVRRDMRDMAAVGLLARVHGGALPLSPDLPDFSTRKSRAGKEKQALATRAVALVQPGQMIFLDGGTTNAEIARLLPQNLGLTVITHSPTIAVELERRSDIEVILIGGRLYRHSMVAVGAVAAEAIARLRPHLFFLGATSVHPQHGVTTGDAEEAAIKRLIASVSAETYLCLTSEKLDTLSPCQILPLPALAGLIVGPSVEAARLTPYQVTGIALFQA